From one Lycium barbarum isolate Lr01 chromosome 6, ASM1917538v2, whole genome shotgun sequence genomic stretch:
- the LOC132600418 gene encoding large ribosomal subunit protein uL11, with the protein MPPKFDPSQVVEVYVRVTGGEVGAASSLAPKIGPLGLSPKKIGEDIAKETSKDWKGLRVTVKLTVQNRQAKVSVVPSAAALVIKALKEPERDRKKTKNIKHNGNISLDDVIEIAKVMSVRSMAKELSGTVKEILGTCVSVGCTVDGKDPKDLQQEISDGDVEIPEN; encoded by the coding sequence atgccgcCAAAGTTCGATCCATCGCAGGTGGTCGAAGTATATGTCCGAGTGACAGGTGGCGAGGTAGGAGCAGCATCATCATTGGCTCCAAAAATAGGACCATTAGGTCTTTCCCCTAAGAAAATAGGTGAAGACATTGCTAAAGAAACCTCTAAAGACTGGAAAGGCTTACGTGTCACCGTTAAGCTAACTGTCCAAAACCGTCAAGCTAAAGTATCAGTTGTACCTTCAGCAGCAGCACTTGTAATAAAGGCATTGAAAGAACCTGAAAGAGATAGGAAGAAAACAAAGAATATAAAACATAATGGGAATATATCACTTGATGATGTTATTGAGATTGCTAAGGTTATGTCTGTTAGATCTATGGCTAAGGAATTGAGTGGTACTGTTAAGGAGATATTGGGTACGTGTGTGAGTGTTGGTTGTACTGTTGATGGTAAAGATCCTAAGGATTTGCAACAAGAGATCTCTGATGGTGACGTGGAAATTCCTGAGAATTAA